One genomic segment of Deltaproteobacteria bacterium HGW-Deltaproteobacteria-18 includes these proteins:
- a CDS encoding ABC transporter permease — MIRSLPRSRAYDRAFVVFILLYFFFLFAPLLVTCVLAFNNSDFPSLPWRGFTLDWFFSAGPQRVGIFEDSDNLRAIWVSFQTALWVSVSCVVVGVCAAFLFEQENFKGKNFLYFLMLAPLVIPGVILGISILLGATTAGIYFEDHWNLDFDLFRPSFWLVVVGQFSFITTFVTLVVSAKLRKFDHSLEEAALNLGATRFEVIWHITLRYLRSSIIGSGAVAFLMSFENFNTTLFLVGSQPTLPINLYLQVRDGSTPVINAISLLLIIGTSVLALTNLYLDRKEGLK; from the coding sequence ATGATCCGCTCGTTGCCAAGATCCCGTGCCTACGACCGCGCTTTCGTGGTCTTCATCCTGCTCTATTTCTTTTTCCTGTTCGCGCCGCTCCTGGTGACCTGCGTGCTGGCCTTCAACAATTCCGACTTTCCGTCCCTGCCCTGGCGCGGCTTCACCCTGGACTGGTTTTTCTCGGCCGGACCCCAACGGGTCGGCATCTTCGAGGATTCCGACAACCTGCGCGCCATCTGGGTCAGCTTCCAGACCGCGCTCTGGGTCTCGGTTTCATGCGTGGTGGTGGGAGTCTGCGCCGCGTTCCTGTTTGAGCAGGAGAATTTCAAGGGCAAGAATTTTCTGTATTTTCTGATGCTCGCCCCGCTGGTCATTCCGGGCGTGATCCTGGGCATCTCCATTCTGCTGGGGGCGACAACGGCGGGAATCTATTTCGAGGATCACTGGAACCTGGATTTCGATCTCTTCAGGCCCAGCTTCTGGCTGGTGGTGGTGGGGCAGTTTTCCTTCATCACCACCTTCGTGACGCTGGTGGTTTCGGCCAAGCTGCGCAAGTTCGACCATTCCCTGGAAGAGGCGGCGCTGAACCTCGGCGCGACCCGCTTCGAGGTCATCTGGCACATAACCCTGCGCTATCTGCGCTCATCGATCATCGGCTCAGGGGCCGTGGCCTTCTTGATGAGCTTCGAGAATTTCAACACCACCCTCTTTCTGGTCGGCTCGCAGCCCACCCTGCCCATCAATCTGTACCTGCAGGTTCGCGACGGCTCGACGCCCGTGATCAACGCCATATCGCTTTTGCTCATCATCGGCACGTCCGTGCTGGCCCTGACCAACCTGTACCTTGATCGCAAGGAAGGGCTGAAGTGA
- a CDS encoding ABC transporter permease, whose amino-acid sequence MKRSGLFWIFLAPVLMWLVLLIVLPHLDLLILSFRVGKSWSLANYGNFFMEPIYWLTFVRTAAYSVITTFLTLIVSLPVAFYITKLSRPGVRGFLMVLLLLPFWVSELVRVYGWMILLRESGVINYFLLQLGLVERPIEMLYNDATMIMGLVYTSMLFMVVPLVSVMESLDDSLVEAAYDLGASKSCIWRTIIIPHCKPGITSGSIVVFMLVLGNYLTPNLMGGKNSLWFTEQIYNQFIASFNWNQGAAFGFLLLVLSSGIIWVGLKLSGQRLGEVAS is encoded by the coding sequence ATGAAGCGCTCCGGGCTGTTCTGGATTTTTCTGGCCCCGGTGCTGATGTGGCTTGTTCTGCTCATCGTGCTGCCGCACCTGGATCTTTTGATCCTCAGCTTCAGGGTCGGCAAGAGTTGGAGCCTCGCCAATTACGGCAATTTTTTCATGGAGCCCATCTACTGGCTGACCTTCGTGCGCACGGCAGCCTACTCCGTCATCACCACGTTTTTGACCCTGATCGTGTCCTTGCCCGTGGCCTTCTACATCACCAAGCTTTCAAGACCGGGGGTGCGCGGGTTCCTTATGGTCCTCCTGCTACTGCCGTTCTGGGTCAGCGAACTGGTGCGGGTTTACGGCTGGATGATCCTGCTGCGCGAATCCGGGGTCATCAATTATTTCCTGCTGCAGCTTGGCCTCGTTGAGCGGCCCATCGAGATGCTCTACAACGACGCGACCATGATCATGGGCCTTGTGTACACGTCCATGCTGTTCATGGTCGTGCCGCTGGTCTCGGTCATGGAGAGCCTGGACGACAGTCTGGTCGAGGCCGCCTACGACCTTGGCGCGAGCAAGAGCTGCATCTGGCGCACGATCATCATTCCGCACTGCAAGCCAGGCATCACGTCCGGTTCCATCGTGGTCTTCATGCTGGTGCTCGGCAACTACCTGACCCCCAACCTCATGGGCGGCAAGAACTCGCTGTGGTTCACGGAGCAGATCTACAACCAGTTTATCGCCAGTTTCAACTGGAACCAGGGCGCGGCCTTCGGCTTTTTGCTGCTGGTCTTAAGCTCCGGCATCATCTGGGTCGGGCTCAAGCTTTCGGGACAGCGTCTGGGCGAGGTGGCGTCATGA
- a CDS encoding ABC transporter ATP-binding protein, producing the protein MQYDLVITGLVKKFGTFVAVDDVSFSVPKGSFFSILGPSGCGKTTLLRMIAGFEEQTDGRIEISGQDVRGVTPNNRPVNLVFQHLALFPMMDVAENIAFGLKRRKVPAAEIRRRTEEILERVDLPGFGAKRIQQLSGGQKQRVAIARCLVLEPKVLLLDEPLGALDLKLREQMKVELKKLQAKIGTTFVYITHDQSEALVMSDTVAVMNRGRFEQVGSPQELYGDPHTPFVAGFVGDNNRWAGKVEEMDDQTVLIRTDENLVFRARKKADARKGPATLFLRPEAMVIEPSDPAGLNTFGVTVKAILFDGANSRLLTATAAGHELLVALPQNRSFDHIRPGESITLGWHPQSGIAFAQEETP; encoded by the coding sequence ATGCAATACGATCTGGTCATCACGGGTCTGGTCAAGAAGTTCGGGACGTTTGTCGCCGTGGACGATGTCTCTTTTTCCGTGCCCAAGGGCTCCTTTTTTTCCATCCTCGGGCCTTCGGGCTGCGGCAAGACCACGCTTTTGCGCATGATCGCCGGATTCGAGGAGCAGACGGACGGGCGCATCGAGATAAGCGGGCAGGACGTGCGCGGGGTGACTCCCAATAACCGGCCCGTCAATCTGGTTTTTCAGCATCTGGCTCTTTTTCCGATGATGGACGTGGCCGAGAACATCGCCTTTGGCCTGAAACGCCGCAAGGTGCCTGCCGCCGAGATCCGCCGCCGCACGGAGGAGATTCTGGAGCGGGTGGATCTGCCCGGATTCGGCGCCAAGCGCATCCAGCAGCTCTCCGGCGGTCAGAAACAGCGTGTGGCCATCGCCCGCTGCCTGGTGCTCGAACCGAAGGTCCTGCTGCTGGACGAGCCGCTTGGCGCGCTCGACCTGAAGCTCAGGGAACAGATGAAGGTCGAGCTCAAGAAGCTTCAGGCCAAGATCGGCACGACCTTTGTCTACATCACCCACGATCAGTCCGAAGCCCTGGTCATGTCCGACACCGTGGCGGTCATGAACAGGGGGCGCTTCGAGCAGGTCGGCTCCCCGCAGGAGCTTTACGGCGATCCTCACACCCCCTTCGTGGCGGGATTCGTGGGCGACAACAACCGCTGGGCCGGAAAGGTGGAGGAGATGGACGACCAAACGGTGCTGATCCGCACGGACGAAAACCTGGTTTTCCGCGCCCGCAAGAAGGCCGATGCGCGCAAGGGTCCGGCCACTCTTTTTCTGCGTCCCGAGGCCATGGTCATCGAACCGTCCGATCCGGCCGGGCTCAACACCTTCGGCGTCACGGTCAAGGCCATTCTCTTCGACGGGGCCAACAGCCGCCTGCTGACTGCCACCGCCGCCGGTCACGAGCTGCTCGTGGCCCTGCCTCAGAACCGCTCTTTCGATCACATCCGTCCCGGTGAAAGCATCACCCTGGGCTGGCATCCCCAGTCCGGCATCGCGTTCGCGCAGGAGGAGACGCCATGA
- a CDS encoding spermidine/putrescine ABC transporter substrate-binding protein: MKRIVLMIVFLVAGSSLAMADTLQLLTWKGYAPKELVDKFEAETGVKVEVTYSNNEEMIAKLRATRGAGFDLAQPSQDRISSVQEEFGIYQPIDYSKIEADLFIPSMLEAVKKNTLVGGKSHAVPFCWGTSGLVVNTAQAKGATSWKALVDPQYKGRISYRLKRPVLIGLGFALGYDPFALYGDEKAYAEMLSKIEAELIKAKPLVKNYWANGDQLLESVRSGEVTVAEAWDNGGWKLHGDNKDIDFVAPSEGALGWIDTFTIPAKAKNVDAAYKWINFMLKPENSGYFTSAEKTPTACKGAGPFIDPAFQANFDRSFPQATIDNIKWYPPVPANLEAMEGKVLDKVKASN; this comes from the coding sequence ATGAAACGGATTGTATTGATGATCGTTTTTCTAGTGGCCGGTTCGTCCCTGGCCATGGCCGACACCCTGCAGCTGCTGACCTGGAAAGGCTACGCCCCCAAGGAGCTGGTGGACAAGTTCGAGGCCGAGACGGGGGTAAAGGTCGAGGTGACCTATTCCAACAACGAGGAAATGATCGCCAAGCTGCGGGCCACGCGCGGAGCGGGCTTTGATCTGGCCCAGCCCAGCCAGGACCGCATCTCCTCGGTGCAGGAAGAGTTCGGCATCTACCAGCCCATCGATTATTCCAAGATCGAGGCCGATCTGTTCATTCCTTCCATGCTCGAAGCCGTGAAGAAGAACACACTGGTCGGTGGCAAATCGCACGCGGTTCCCTTCTGTTGGGGCACGTCCGGTCTGGTGGTCAACACTGCGCAGGCCAAGGGCGCGACCTCCTGGAAAGCCCTCGTCGATCCGCAGTACAAGGGCCGCATCAGCTACCGTCTCAAACGCCCTGTCCTCATTGGTCTGGGCTTTGCGCTTGGCTACGACCCCTTCGCTCTCTACGGTGACGAAAAGGCCTACGCCGAGATGCTTTCCAAGATCGAGGCCGAACTGATCAAGGCCAAGCCACTGGTCAAGAACTACTGGGCCAATGGCGACCAGCTGCTTGAATCCGTCCGTTCCGGTGAAGTGACCGTGGCCGAGGCCTGGGACAACGGTGGATGGAAACTGCATGGCGACAACAAGGATATAGACTTCGTGGCTCCGAGCGAAGGCGCGCTGGGCTGGATCGACACCTTCACCATTCCGGCCAAGGCCAAGAATGTGGATGCGGCCTACAAGTGGATCAACTTTATGCTCAAGCCCGAGAACAGCGGCTATTTCACTTCCGCCGAGAAGACCCCCACGGCCTGCAAGGGCGCCGGTCCTTTCATAGACCCGGCATTCCAGGCCAATTTCGACCGCTCCTTCCCGCAGGCTACCATCGACAACATCAAATGGTATCCGCCCGTTCCAGCCAACCTTGAAGCCATGGAAGGCAAGGTGCTGGACAAGGTCAAGGCCTCCAACTAA
- a CDS encoding hybrid sensor histidine kinase/response regulator, which produces MGLAFLQSLRAMLFGLALLSVLPALGIILHNGLQSRDDAFRHAEDELIRIITALAGVQQRTSEATRQTLVTLSLMDRVQSQDVDGCISIFKRILLHNLHYTNMALTDREGTVLASAVPMSFDSLADRKHFRDALRTKDFAPGEFIVSRGTAVPSFPFAYPILDDQGQVESILTVALDLGRFHPFLGGQRLPDQSFLCIADHVGRRIFRSRVDESFPLGAFISPDAWEASRQGGESGVFFSRDSDGLSRMNAFYKIRHADGAQPYMTIFVGVPEASIGADAQRALQTGLFLSACAALLALALAWAAQRVFFMPRIRALVMAAERFRTGDYCASTGVSHDAGELGLLAEALDRMALERQIAQDDLRKAKDAAEDASRSKSEFLANMSHEIRTPLNGVLSMLQLLQTTSPNAEQQEYVEAAIRSTNRLTRLLSDILDLSRIESNKLVIQEESFALADVQQSILDIFGVLAREKGVRLDVRLDPRIPAHLFGDEVRLRQILFNLVGNAVKFTPKGRVEVSFVLVSAAGESPCQIRCTVQDSGVGIPSERLKDIFEPFIQVDGSCVRTHQGAGLGLAIVRRLVDLMHGQLQIQSVPGEGTSVGVTLPFAVGSGSHARVQRRSRDEDFAGRRFLLVEDDSVNRMAMERILAKFGCEVISAVNGREAVEILGRERVDLVFMDVQMPVMDGMEATRIIREKLGQDVPIVAMTAYAMAGDRERFLQAGMDSYISKPVDMGHLKETVLSLLPGR; this is translated from the coding sequence GTGGGTCTGGCTTTTCTCCAATCCTTGCGGGCCATGCTGTTCGGCCTGGCGCTGCTGTCAGTGCTGCCGGCGTTGGGAATCATTTTGCACAATGGACTCCAAAGCCGGGACGATGCATTTCGTCACGCCGAGGACGAGTTGATTCGGATCATTACCGCTTTGGCCGGAGTGCAGCAAAGAACCTCCGAGGCAACCCGGCAAACTCTTGTGACCTTGTCTCTCATGGATCGGGTTCAAAGCCAGGATGTTGACGGCTGCATATCGATCTTCAAGCGAATTCTGCTCCATAATCTCCACTACACCAACATGGCCCTGACCGACCGGGAGGGCACTGTCCTGGCCTCGGCCGTGCCCATGTCCTTCGACAGCCTGGCAGATCGCAAGCATTTCAGGGACGCGTTGCGCACCAAGGATTTTGCGCCGGGAGAATTTATCGTTTCCAGGGGCACGGCGGTGCCGTCTTTTCCGTTCGCGTATCCCATCCTGGACGACCAGGGGCAGGTGGAAAGCATTCTCACCGTGGCCCTTGATCTGGGCAGGTTTCATCCATTTCTGGGCGGACAGCGTCTGCCGGACCAATCCTTCCTGTGCATTGCCGACCATGTGGGCAGGCGAATCTTCAGGTCCCGTGTCGACGAGTCCTTTCCCCTGGGGGCGTTCATCAGCCCGGACGCATGGGAGGCATCGAGACAGGGTGGGGAAAGCGGAGTTTTCTTCAGCAGGGACTCCGACGGCCTCAGCCGCATGAACGCGTTTTACAAGATCAGGCATGCCGACGGGGCGCAGCCTTATATGACCATCTTCGTCGGAGTGCCCGAAGCGTCCATTGGCGCCGATGCCCAGAGGGCCCTGCAAACTGGCCTTTTTCTGTCTGCGTGCGCGGCCCTGCTGGCGCTGGCTCTGGCCTGGGCCGCGCAAAGGGTTTTCTTCATGCCCCGGATAAGAGCTTTGGTCATGGCGGCCGAGCGTTTCAGGACCGGAGACTACTGTGCATCCACCGGAGTGAGTCATGACGCAGGAGAACTGGGCCTTTTGGCCGAGGCTCTCGATCGCATGGCCCTGGAGCGGCAGATCGCGCAGGACGATCTGCGCAAGGCCAAGGATGCGGCAGAGGATGCCTCGCGCAGTAAATCCGAATTTCTGGCCAACATGAGCCACGAAATTCGCACGCCCCTGAACGGCGTGCTGAGCATGTTGCAGCTGCTCCAGACCACAAGCCCCAATGCCGAGCAGCAGGAATATGTCGAGGCGGCCATCCGTTCCACGAATCGGCTCACCCGTCTGCTTTCAGATATCCTCGATCTGTCCCGCATCGAATCCAACAAGCTGGTCATCCAGGAAGAAAGCTTTGCCCTTGCCGATGTGCAGCAGAGCATCCTCGACATCTTCGGGGTCCTGGCCCGTGAAAAGGGGGTGCGACTGGATGTTCGGCTTGATCCGCGTATCCCTGCTCATTTGTTTGGAGACGAGGTCAGACTGCGGCAGATTCTATTCAACCTGGTCGGCAACGCCGTCAAGTTTACACCCAAAGGGCGGGTCGAAGTGAGTTTTGTCCTTGTCTCGGCGGCAGGTGAATCTCCCTGTCAGATCCGTTGCACGGTTCAGGACAGCGGTGTAGGCATTCCAAGCGAGAGGCTCAAGGACATTTTCGAGCCTTTCATTCAGGTCGACGGCTCCTGTGTCCGTACCCATCAGGGTGCGGGCCTTGGGCTGGCCATAGTGCGCCGTCTGGTGGATCTCATGCACGGGCAGCTGCAGATCCAAAGCGTCCCGGGTGAAGGCACCTCGGTTGGCGTGACGCTGCCTTTTGCCGTCGGTTCGGGCAGTCATGCGCGGGTGCAGCGCCGGAGCAGGGATGAAGACTTTGCCGGACGACGTTTTCTGCTGGTGGAAGACGACAGCGTGAACCGCATGGCCATGGAAAGGATTCTGGCAAAGTTCGGCTGCGAGGTCATAAGCGCCGTCAATGGCCGGGAAGCTGTGGAAATACTCGGGCGTGAGCGCGTGGATCTGGTTTTTATGGATGTGCAGATGCCGGTCATGGACGGGATGGAAGCCACGCGGATCATCCGGGAAAAGCTGGGGCAGGACGTCCCCATAGTGGCCATGACCGCCTATGCCATGGCCGGGGATCGCGAACGCTTCCTGCAGGCCGGGATGGATTCCTATATATCAAAGCCCGTGGATATGGGGCATCTCAAAGAGACCGTCCTTTCGCTTCTTCCCGGGAGGTAA